Genomic segment of Sebastes umbrosus isolate fSebUmb1 chromosome 19, fSebUmb1.pri, whole genome shotgun sequence:
gagctggagcggagtccgaagagtttggttctgtTGACcgatcacaacagagtgggccagctgaccaatcagagcagactaggcttttcaggagggggggggggcggaaggagctcaaacagagcgtttcagacagagggcgaaaagaggtgcagcagcacagctggtttgagaaaatttaagttttttttttacattaaagcatgtaaacatgttctagtagaaaacctagaatacaagtatgcacctgaaaataagcatgataggtcctctttaacactgGAACTGGCTTAAAACTGCCTGGAAACAGTGGGAGTTACAGAGTCTGTTGGTTAACTCACATTGTGCATGAATACGGCTGTAGCGGTTAGGAGATTTGTATTCTTGTTCATATTTCTAGGCATACTCATACATACTTTAAAGACTTTCCAGTACATCTCAGCATCTTCCAGTCTTCCATCTTATCAGTCAGATAATCACAAACGGGTCAGGTATTGGCGGGTCTGTAAATACCTCTGTTTGCTTTTCACTAACTCCACTGGCTGTCAtggtgtgtgtctctctccagGAATTATATGCTCTCCTTTTCCTCCCAATGGGTTTGTGAGTTTGTGTATAGTGAAgtttatttctttgtgtttgaggttcttttcttgtttgagtttgtttttcttttatctgactgttttaattattactTTCCCTCTGggttctgtaaagcactttgttaaACTGTGTTTTGAAAACAATGCTACATAGATTACGTTTTCAGGATTTTCAAGGGAGTTTCACCCAAGtaaatgtttaaagaaaaactgtcaCTGTTCACTTCAGTCCATGTATTCTCTCTGTGGTTGTCgagttcacacacacaatatctGGTGTGTTATAATGAAGAAAGTCAAGTGAACACTGTCTAAATTAAGTGATCATATGCACTgttttattgtgatttattttgttcttaTCCAGCCAGTGTTACTTCACATTTCACTTTTGTTCTTTTAATCTGTGAGTTAATTCGCTTTCATACTGCACCCAAAAATTGTTTCCTGATTCTAGCAAAATGTTCCCAATCAATTTGAAATAACAATTTGACATTTTCATACAATCTATAGACTGTAGAATGTCTGTAAAGTGCActtatctccctttaagtttagATATTCTGTAACTGCGTCATTGAGCTCATATTTGGAGTCTGTGTAATTCTCCTGGTTTTGACTGGCAGTTGTAAACGCTTTGTGTTACTAATATGGTTTAATATGGTTTGTCATGGATGTTTatgtgttaaataaaataagtaacacAATAACTGCCTAAATTATATCATTTCACAAACACGGTCACATATTGTTGTTCACATGCAGtatccttaaaggaacagtttgtaacaaTTCAGGgaatttattagcagaaatggaatataatattcatgatAATGTTTTCATTCgtgtataataacctgaaactgagaatcgtgtttttgttaccttagaatgagccttcatatctacatagggagtgggtcctcttcatggtttctacagtagcccacaacggacaaaccgaacactggctctagagagatcatttcacgtttttacgttacctgaaggccaccgtagttctccgtaaacacttgtgaaactgtggtaacgtgagcaaaaccgtggtaccgccagccgctgtctgacttccattgctcctaaagtcttgttattatagtaaggacggcctctgagTGAGGGAAACGGCGTTACCGcgattttgcactcggcggctcacgttaccacagtcttggaaaaggagtagtgagcggaggggtactcagttggttgcattctgcaaccacaccactagatgtcgcaaaTTCTACACAGTGTacctttaatacattttttgatgGCCTAAAAGTAGTCAAATTTAAGTATATTGAGTCAGTAATCATTCTGGGATCAGCCTGTCAAATAACTTCCATGTGCACATTTTTATTGTAGATTGAGGTTGCTAAAGCCCCTAAAgaaccagaaaaaaatattctacCCTCCACTCATCGTAATATTACCATAATTACCATAACCCATATTAAACAATAAAGGACATGAAGGACAATTTGTTCAAAGGagcttttatttgatttgatgtgAAGAATCATCAGATGTCTCTTATCCAGGCTGCTATAAGGAAAGACACCACATGTCCAAGTGTGAGGAACATGTTAGTGGTGGGAGCGGGGGCAGCCGCCTTAATGGCTCTCCACAGAGACTGGTTGTGAGATCTTTGGCCTTCGTCATGGTAATGCCGTTGATCTTGCTCAGAGGAGGACGTCTTATGCCCGTGATGAGATTTGTGCTTCGGCCGACCAAACAACCCTAGCCCGTACCCGGTGCCCGTGCCTCCCAGCAtcccggctgctgctgctcccgccCACTTCAGGCCCTGCTTGGGGAGGCCTCGGCTCTTGGAGGGAGGCGCTTTGTCGCCGTCGCCGTCACCTTTacctttatctttatctttatcttttccGCGACCCTTGAAGATGCCTCCACGCTTACTGTCTACGCCTGGGCACAGAGCTGCCATGAGCAGCAGCCAAACCCACAGGGAGAGAAGCTTCTGCTGGCCAGTCATTACTGGAGATCTGCACACCGACATGGAGAAATAAAAAGAGTCTGATCAAATTAAAATCACATCGCTCCGTCTTTGTATATTTTGCACGGTATATTTATTCTTCTATCTGcgagacaaagagaggagatTGTTGGCTGTCGTTCAAACTGGCATTACAGCTTTTGATTTCGCTCACTGCACATCCACAGTCACATGCTCACCAGCACTAACAAAACAGACATCCAGAACCATCCACATACTCTCTGTCAACACTGGGATTAGCTGGGCATTATGTGCGTGATGCTTATTTCTCCTTTTCATGATGCATTTGTTTTCCCTGGCTCTGAAAAGCAGTgtacatcacagaacatattaATGATGTAGTATCAAAGGGTGTGGATATGCAACTTAATGCAGTGCAGCTAAGGGGTTGATTTATAACTCTTATATCACTCAAGTAAAATGTGCAGATACCATCCATTTTGCaattaataacataaaaataaagaatattagTTAAATTGTTTTGGGTTTTATTTACCTTTCTGTTGGATCACACTGAGAGGTCGTGATGCTGGAGCGGCAGTCCTTTGTCAAAACCAGAACACTTGGTATCAGCATCATTTCCACACCAATATCCAACATCAATAGCTCCTCCCCAAAACAAACCGTGCATTGCTATTGGTTCAAGATCAATAATACAGTACAGGTTGAATGATTTTGGCTGATGGTGGCATTTCACATACAGTTGCAACACCTAGTTTTCTCCCATTATTCACTGAATGCAAAGGCtggtgcaaaaacaaatataatactGTCTGCATTATCACAGGTCTGTATGTTTGTACTTCTTTTCGAGTTATTAGTATAAAACAGTGAATAATGAATGCACATTTAATAGGAAAATATTCatttatatgatataatatgtaCAACTACAACcagaaatatacattttgtgATTAGGCTCTGATTTACAGGTTTCTGgtcttaaataaaaatgcaaactcAAATCTACCCAAACCCTCTAAGTCTTTACCCCAAAGCAGAACATCATTTAGAATAAGcataacacaacaataacaatacagaatTGTGGACTAAACGATTGATCAAGAGAATAATCAGCAGACTAATAGATATCGAAGGCGATCGTTAGCTGCAACcctacatatttatttattattagtcattatttttactctctttttttaatttattattattttttaaatatataaaatgtttccCTCCTAATTACCTCCTATTATTATCACTTTTTCTGCATATGTATATTTTAATTCTTTCTTTGTATCtcaatattgtaattcattttaCTATTAAAAGTGTGAAATCCAGAACTTTAAACTGATTAACAACTTTTTAACCTTctaatttacaataatagatACACAGAAAACAGGCAATAAGAGATGGCTGAGTCATCATATTGAGCCTCCAGTTGTTCTTTTGATGACAAACATTTTATACAAAATTTGGTCCTGTACGACATCTGTACACAAGATGTTAAAGATATTTGATCCACACAAACAAGCATCAATATGAAGAAAACACTTCATGCAGAACAAAAATAGAGCAAGTTAACTGATTACTGGAACAAGCACAGCAGTCAGTAACAGTGGGCTTTAAGAATGTTAAACTTTTTCTATGAAACATCGAGACCGTGACGCTACACGACAGTTATAGAGCCCAGAAGATGTAGCACAAGAGAGATGATTGTTTGGAGAAACAAGAGTGGTCGAAATGCTACAAATAAGAGGAAATTCATTCAGACAAAAATCAAAGaactgtgacttttttgcttTGTGTCACGGGTCTAGAAGATCTGCTCGAGGCCATACTTTGGACAAGTGTCGGTTTGTTCAGTAGGACACGAACAATGGCTTAATACATTGAATATTCCATGTAAGCATAGaacttttgttttattgctgtttTGCAGCTCTACAGTTACACAACTCCAAATATAACACATATTACggtttatactgtatttaactTTCAAAGTGGACATCTGACTGCTACTCTGTGTgttgtggaaaaaaaggaagataTTCAGTTGAATTATCATGTGAAGGTGTTTATTTCAGCAGGTTTTGGGTCAACATGACAATGACAGGGTTCACACAAAACTCTGAAGAacttataaacatacttatttctTTACAGTATGATACAGTAACAAAGTATTCTCATTTCCCAAGTTTAAAAGTGGTCAACGATAAAACcccttgttttgtgttttttaatgtggtTTGCATCACATGCTTTTAAATGTTGGACAAGCACTCATGctcatgacatttttcacatttcccTCATGTGCAAAATCAAAAGTTGTCATGCAAAGAGACTTCTTCTTCGAGTGATTCAGTGAATTCTGCACATTTCTCTGCACAAGTTtgacaggaaaaggaaaagtaATAGTGTTCCACACTTTGtattaaaatgtgtcaaatgtGTTGCGCGAcccagtttttccttttccgGGACGGATGAAGTTCTTTCAGCGTGCAGTGGAAGCACTACGCAGCATTACTGATCCACGTCCCTCTATACAGAAACTAGATGACGTTCTCAAAGAGCTGCATGGAAGCCATTATATTTTCATCCTGTTCAGAAAAAGAAAGCAGATGCAAGAGAAAGTGTGTCGTTTGTGCACAAAGCTGCGTGAACTCGGGTCGATCACCGTGTGGTAAAACTCACCTTTTGACAGGTTTCTATGAATTCATCTATAGTCACCACTCCGTCTCTGTTCCGATCcattttctgaaaaatgtcagacatgaAAAGTTATGTTTATTGGTTTTCTGTTTGCAAATTGCATCAAGTTGTACAGTGActaacagaaatgtaaaacacaGCAAATATTTTCCACCCCGTTCTCCCTCTCATCACCCCATCCCTATCAACTGAGTacagacataaaaataataaataatacaaaattatgaaaaaaataataaaaataataatattgataaaatgtatataaacatcataataatacaataaaataaataaagtaaaggaTGTTTCTCAGATCAACATACCCTTGGAGCTTATTTCTGCTGAAGCAGGTTACCAACATTAACATcatgtcttaaagggactgtttgtaactttttaagcgtataaatataccgggtcgggacacatgtgCGCTTGCTCGCATATGCGTGCTCGTGTGTGACTGAAGTCCccgctccgctgcctgcttgccttcactcacacaccgcgcgcgttctcgctgtctcgctccacctctagacgtgaacccgcacacagtacacactgcagaagagttagtttagctctgagaatatctagtgaatgtacagtggacatttgtgcagaaataaatgctgcagctcctccagaccaacagaggtttaccgtgtcttgtgaagtgacggggctccgcagcgagaaacgttatcgtctctgaccaaaactccggtgtctccctgcgggcgcagtcgggagacaataacatttctcttcctgcttcagctgaGGCAGGTAAAAGCCAAcattaggatcagcattgattcatggagagaccttcgtctgctcagctaacattactgccaagcaggtgaaatatagagtgatattgtggttttagctgacgtgtgtcgcctcactgtgctgagcgatgctcgttcatgtctatgtagagcgagcaagcgcgagcccgacgctgactttcgttgacttaacggccacaggtgtcgctgttaacaagcatttctgaaagttacaaatagtccctttaagaagtaCATAAAAGGCCTCCAGATAtcatcaaaaacattttgtttaccTCTAACAATATACCTTATCTTTTCCATTGACATGTTTCTTTAATCCACATTCTGATTCTTGGcctgtcaacatttttttcaatttaggGCAATTATATGTTTAGCTTGTAATATACACGTGTCCAAATCTATACTCTTTGCTTTGTAAGCGTGGGTTGGTAGGATATATACCCAGAACAAAAAGCTTAGGATCCAGTGGTAATTTCTTTGAGAGATTTCATATTTAATTAAGTATGAAGTTATATAAAATCTAAGGTACAAAGGCGTGTGGTGTGTCTTTAGAAGAGGTCTGGCCTTCAGAATTTTCTGTCaaattagattttctttttcttcatggGTCAAAAACACCCACTAACACACAGCAAGCTgatacagtgacacacacaagCTGTCGTCTTGGATCAGTATCTGGATGTAATAATACACAGTATATTTAGATGCCAGGTATTAGGCTGTGTGGTTTAGTGATCGCAGAGATAACATACCTGGAAGAATTTCTCCACGTGCTCGTAGGGAGAATCGTCTCGTACACTGGGTAAAGTATACCTGCCCATCATGTCATAAATGGACGTCATTATTGCCATCATTTCCTGCAGGAAACCAAAAAAACATACAGCACATCTGCAGAAATgaggacacagacacagttGTTGGTATGTTTTTCTCATGAACGAGAATGCTTTGTTGAACTCACCTCTTTGGTAACGTAGCCGTCTTTGTTGATGTCGTACAGGTTGAACGCCCATCGGAGTTTCTCTGTAACGGAGCCTCTCAGCAACACAGACAATCCTATCACAAAGTCCTGAAAAAGTTGAGAAAATACAAGTTTCATTatctgctttctttctttttttgtctctacCACAAACATTCAGTCGGCGGTGAACTCACCTCAAACCGGATGGAGCCGCTTCTGTCCATGTCAAACGCGTTGAACAAGAAATGTGCATACGTGGTTGCATCTGagaacataaaatggaaatgcagGACACTTGAAAAacgttatatattttatattgatgacAGTGAGAACAGTAGCAAGATTTACAAAGAAATCATAGCAGACATAGTCTTATACGATACCAGTTTAATAGTGACATACTGTACCTCCTTGAGGGAAGAACTGTGAGTAAATGGTTTTGAAAGTTTCCTCATCCACCAGCCCACTGGGACATTCctattgaaagaaaaaaaaacattaacataaTTTAATTCAGAGcttgttataaagaaattagaTTTGTTATTCTATCATTGTATCGTGCTGTGCACACAGTCCCTGACTGCAGTGCAGGTTTATGACCACGAGAGAGCAAAACAAGCTTCATTAATGACATAGGGAAAATCTAAACTGAGGCCTTTTCTGCTTATTCTATATAAATTCCCACAATGCAGTACCAATCCAGAGTAGTACAGTAACGAAAAGCATCGTGGAACATGTGTACCAGCTGGTGTAACAATTTCTTTCATCCTGTTTTAGTAGAAATCAAGGGAAAATGCAAGTGGtgcaaagaaaaggaaaacagctcagtaaaagtacaagaatAACAGAGAAAAAAGCAAGTCAGATGACATTAGATATTGAAAACTAAAatctcttaaaatgttttccatcAGATGTCACTAAACAGAGCAATTTGCCACCAAGAGCAGGAACCCTGTGGAGATTTCATCACAGTTACACTGAACATTTCTCACCACAACTACTGTACTGTAATAGATGTTTAacatctgctgctgcagaggcCCATGCCTGAACAGTCCTATCTATAGCCTCATGTATTCTAGCTATAAGATTGTTCAGAAAAAACAATGTGTACAGGTGATTGAATGAGGAGGATTCCATCTTAGAgctaacgttttttttttgcaaataaaataagagaTTTGGAGGTTGACAGATCCAGTGATGAGGTATCGTTCAAAATCAACAGCCTGGGACAATAGGGTATTTTTATGCccaataagtaaaaaaaaagttgtttttttaagtttaaagctTGCTTTGTGTACATTTACAGTtgcactcttcttcttctcctcttaaATGGCACTTTGCTATCTTTAAG
This window contains:
- the sprn2 gene encoding shadow of prion protein 2: MLDIGVEMMLIPSVLVLTKDCRSSITTSQCDPTERSPVMTGQQKLLSLWVWLLLMAALCPGVDSKRGGIFKGRGKDKDKDKGKGDGDGDKAPPSKSRGLPKQGLKWAGAAAAGMLGGTGTGYGLGLFGRPKHKSHHGHKTSSSEQDQRHYHDEGQRSHNQSLWRAIKAAAPAPTTNMFLTLGHVVSFLIAAWIRDI
- the LOC119478234 gene encoding calsenilin-like isoform X5 translates to MGLDGMEVIAIVVVIGLFVVVLKQFGVWEPLSLDDSCDSDFELSMVRHQPEGLDQLQAQTQFTRKELQSLYRGFKNECPSGLVDEETFKTIYSQFFPQGDATTYAHFLFNAFDMDRSGSIRFEDFVIGLSVLLRGSVTEKLRWAFNLYDINKDGYVTKEEMMAIMTSIYDMMGRYTLPSVRDDSPYEHVEKFFQKMDRNRDGVVTIDEFIETCQKDENIMASMQLFENVI
- the LOC119478234 gene encoding calsenilin-like isoform X1, coding for MVSILSYCKFFLPPIYFDFLVFSTPPFPILCFLLSFLSYRYSLPCYLPPSSFPPHPCSLCFPPTDSCDSDFELSMVRHQPEGLDQLQAQTQFTRKELQSLYRGFKNECPSGLVDEETFKTIYSQFFPQGDATTYAHFLFNAFDMDRSGSIRFEDFVIGLSVLLRGSVTEKLRWAFNLYDINKDGYVTKEEMMAIMTSIYDMMGRYTLPSVRDDSPYEHVEKFFQKMDRNRDGVVTIDEFIETCQKDENIMASMQLFENVI
- the LOC119478234 gene encoding calsenilin-like isoform X2; its protein translation is MQANEKVADGGLLPDANGTDPNPGGQTDGSKWQKPRLTRKSLMKCCLVKWIIASTTQQGPEDDSCDSDFELSMVRHQPEGLDQLQAQTQFTRKELQSLYRGFKNECPSGLVDEETFKTIYSQFFPQGDATTYAHFLFNAFDMDRSGSIRFEDFVIGLSVLLRGSVTEKLRWAFNLYDINKDGYVTKEEMMAIMTSIYDMMGRYTLPSVRDDSPYEHVEKFFQKMDRNRDGVVTIDEFIETCQKDENIMASMQLFENVI
- the LOC119478234 gene encoding calsenilin-like isoform X3 encodes the protein MQANEKVADGGLLPDANGTDPNPGGQTDGSKWQKPRLTRKSLMKCCLVKWIIASTTQQGPDDSCDSDFELSMVRHQPEGLDQLQAQTQFTRKELQSLYRGFKNECPSGLVDEETFKTIYSQFFPQGDATTYAHFLFNAFDMDRSGSIRFEDFVIGLSVLLRGSVTEKLRWAFNLYDINKDGYVTKEEMMAIMTSIYDMMGRYTLPSVRDDSPYEHVEKFFQKMDRNRDGVVTIDEFIETCQKDENIMASMQLFENVI
- the LOC119478234 gene encoding calsenilin-like isoform X4; the encoded protein is MQANEKVADGGLLPDANGTDPNPGGQTDGSKWQKPRLTRKSLMKCCLVKWIIASTTQQGPDSCDSDFELSMVRHQPEGLDQLQAQTQFTRKELQSLYRGFKNECPSGLVDEETFKTIYSQFFPQGDATTYAHFLFNAFDMDRSGSIRFEDFVIGLSVLLRGSVTEKLRWAFNLYDINKDGYVTKEEMMAIMTSIYDMMGRYTLPSVRDDSPYEHVEKFFQKMDRNRDGVVTIDEFIETCQKDENIMASMQLFENVI